AGTAAGATTTCATCTGTTTCTGTGGTAAcataactgaaataatttgtaagacttcaaaatacttcattatttCTAATGCTTTTCAATGGCAATATTCCCTATTGCTGTGGGGGCAAAGAACATTCCTGCAGGGAAAAACTtaaaaagagctttatttttaaggaaataaaaattatgattaTTTCTCACTAAAAGCCAGAAGAAATAGATACATAAAACCTGCATAAAGCCTATGGTAAGAAGAGAAGGTGAAAAAGACCATAGAATACATTTCAATGTTTAACTTTAGGTACTGGCTGCTGGTTTTGTAATTTTGCTGATTGAGAGATGCTGTGTGTAGCTGGATATGTGATATCGTTCATAAAAGAAGTTGGAAGGAGAAGCAGTAGGAGCCCAAGCCCAGGGCTGACCTTTCCGCCTGTCCTTGGCACAGGTATGAGACGGAGTGTGGTCTCCGGCAGAGCGTGGAGGCTGACATCAATGAGTTGCGACCCTTGTTGGATAATCTGACCCTGGCCAGGTCTGACCTGGAAATGCAATTTGAGGCCCTAAAGGAGGAGCTGATTGGTCTCAAGAAGAATCATGAGGAGGTACGTGCTAGCTCCTTGAAACGCGAACtacagaggaaaacaaggaCACTTGCAATATTGGCAATGTGGGCAGGTTTCCAGGTGACACTGCCACAGGTGCCACCCCGCCGCAGACATCTGCTGCACTGAACAGTCTCCCCTGCTCTCCTAATGTGTGGCACCTCAGCAAGGGGCCTGCTGAGAGAGGCTGATCTCTAGGCCCAGACTTTTCCTGCGTATCTCTTAGCCCAGTCCCTCTCAGCAAGCAATGACTGGGAAGTCAAGGGCAAATAATTGCAACAATCCTCCTCTCCTCACAAATATTGTGGGATGGAGAAAGGTCTGGAGTATGATTTCAGAAGAAGTGAACTGTCTTCCTGAAGTCGCTTTTTCAAAACTCTTTCACAAACactttcagcattttgtttgtttgcctttgGCCTGGGTTTTCTCTGCAGGAAATGAAATCACTGCAAACACAGTCCAGTGGTGATGTGAACGTGGAAGTCAACGCCGCTCCAGGAGAGGATCTGTTGGAAAAACTGAATAATATGAGACGAGAATATGAAAGCATTATCCAGAAAAACCGCGAAGAGGTTGAAAGGTGGTATGAAAGCAAGGTGAATGACAGAGCATTGAATCTCTCTTTATAAAatagctcagctctgcagacaGTGGATAAATGTTTTACAGGAATGtgtaaagaagcattttttctcAGGCATACTGCTCAGGAGTCAGTTCACTTTGAACTGAGCAGTCAGAGGTAGTAAGGAAGTACTGTGTATCTTGATCtattcaattttaaatatagtCAAAAGCACCTAGAATATTCATGTAGATTTTCCTCAATTTATATAAGCAGAAAtcaatatgttaaaaaaatttctctcttaTAATAGGATGTTATATAGTTTTGAATGTTCATTTTGAATGTTCACactataaaagcaaaataataccAACTTTTGGTAAGAACTtgtgttctagttagattctggatgtttggcccccgggaatctaactagaacaacTTGCTGTAGAGGAATGACATTCTGAATCACAACATTTATTGTTTTTAGGATAAAAATGGTAGAATCCTTTcaactaaaataaaagaaactacAAACTTACTTGAACTACACTAACAAAGCCTTTTAAGTTTATACAGCCCCGATACTTCATTTTGCCCTACCTCAACTCATTTTGCCAAATGCCTCAGTGAAAATGTATCTACCGTATTGACCTCATAAGTAGAATCAAAAGACCCCAAttctgtatatttatttttcagatggagGAGGTAAGTCAACAAGTCCACTCAAGTGGCCAGGAATTAGAATCAAGTAACCAACAGATCTCTACACTGAGACGTGAATATCAGAGCCTGGAAATCGAACTGCAGTCTGAGCTCAGCATGGTACGTGATGATCGCTTCTGCTCCTCGATACTTTAAGAACACACAAGTCGCTGAAATGATTGATCAGCTATTGCCAGTGCTCCATGTAAAGAAGGAGCTACTTGGTGTATCTGATGCtatcaaagatttttctcattttgggCATTAAAACGGGCTAACCTTGCCACATTCCCACAAACACCatactttgttttccattctcaGGTACAGTCTTTGCAAACCAACTTGGAAGACACAGAGCGCCGCTACAAcatgcagctgcagcagatCCAGGGTATGATCGGCCCCTTGGAGGAGGAGCTGGCCAGCATCCGGTGCGAGATGGAGAGCCAGAACGAAGAGTACAAGATGCTCCTGGGCATCAAGACCCGCCTGGAACAGGAGATTGCTCAGTACCGGGCACTGCTTGAGGAAGGGCAGCACAATATTACGTATGTATATTCAAATTAATTAACATACCATCTTTGCAAACAGGTGAAGGTGAAAGTGGCAACATTTATGTTAAGAACTAGTGCAATAACTGATTCATTCTCAAAATAGTCACTATAATCTCAGTAATTCATATTGAGTCTAAATCTTAGCTGGCAGTGTACCAAGTTGGATTAATTCTACATATATGATGAATTGGACAAAAGTGTCCAAAATGCATGTACAAAAAGTACAAAAGTATTTAGAGCTATAATTTGCCATTTCCTCTTTTAAGTATaatcaggaaaaacaaagttatgTATCAAAATGACAGACAGGGAAGATAATAACTGTACCTTCTAAAGACTCAAGGTATCTACTTCTAAGGCTTGAAAGAGAGCTAAAGCCAttccatctctttccttttattcctcttttaaGTGCAGTTCAGTTCATTTGTTCTCAATTAGGAAAGTTTAAAACCAGCTCTCTAGAACAAATTTCACAGGGTACCACTTCCCAGCTGTACAAGGAGCTCAGGGAAAGACTGTCAGGAAGTGGGCTGTATAAAGTCAATAGGATATCGGATATGTCATGCTGCTATAAACCGTATCCATGCCTGCCCTTTCCCCCTTACAGCATCTCACAGGGAGGAGCTGGTGGTGGTTCTGCTGGAGGAGGAAGCCATGGAGGAATAAGCTGCTCTTCTGGAAGAGGAAGTTCTGGAGGAGGAAGTAGTTGGTCCTCAGGTGCAGGAAGTAGTGGAGGAAGATCTGTGGAAGAAAACTATGGAAGAGCTTCCAGAGGTGGAGGAGAGAGTGGAGGAATAACAGGTGGAGCCTGTGGCAGAATTTCAAGTGGAGgaggtggcagtggtggaggaggagggggtAAATCATGCCTCTCCCACTCTTCGTCTTCCCAATCCGAATCTGGCAACTCTTGTGAAAGCCAAGGTAAGAACTGGAATAAAAGAGTAGGTCCTCTCattaattcttttctctgaaaaacaggaaaggacATGCCAACTTCCATGCTTATTTGGAAATTTGGAGAtgtttttgctatttgtttCACTGTCATGTTTTAAGTCCACTTTGACATTTGTTCTTATACAGCTAATATATTAACATGatagcattttcaaaagtagcaaaaatgaaaagatattaTGAAGAGTGAATCAGAGGATCTGTGGAAGgataaaatgaatttgaagcagagaaaaggagagaacaAGCCCTCATTTGAAATTCTGCTAATATAGCTTTGAGGAAGTAGCTAATGTGCAATCCAAAGCGTACAGAGGACTAGAGAAGTCAGTAGCTTCTGAGTAAAGCCAAATGTTAGAAATGTAATTCACAATAAGAGAGCAACATGATCAAAGCTGGGTAAAATAGTTAGAACAAttatgacatttaaaatacaagaaggATTAGCTGCAAATGTCCTGAAGTAAAAAGGATGGGAAGTGACCAGAAGGTCTTCTCCATGTCTAATTTTATGGCTGTGGTTACAGCAGGCCCCTTGAAGCTTTGCCTGGAAGGGAATAGAACCCTGGAGAGAGGAGCAACAATGGAAGAAGTGTCTGAAGCCATAAAAACTATGAAGTTGGGTAAGGCTCCAATCTTGGCCACtcaaacaaatcaaaaacagtctgaaaatgtTGAAATGAACAGCAAGTTCAAAGAAGTTAAAATCTTTAGAaagtttctctccctcttctgattttaaaaaaaagatggaaaaggatCTTGCTTTGAGGCTTCTATTTATTCCTTCTTACTAAGGAGGTAAAAGTGATACTAAAAATCTTAGTTAAAAATGCAGCTGCCTCACAAACATGCTGTTTTCCACTACAAACTGACAGCTAAGGGCATGAAAGTGTTGACTATATACAGAGAGGCCTGAAAGCCTTATGCTGAAATCAAAAATATTATACAGAGACTCACCTGATACTGAAAACAGAGTGAATTGAGAAGGCTTTTTTGTAATTAGTAAGATTTGGTGTAAATGAAatctagcttttaaaaattaacaggcTTTACAAACTCTtccagaaagaacaaaagttaCAATAGTCCTAAGTGTGCTAATGTTTGGTATGCAAAATTGAAGATAGCATACGCTGTCctatttaaacttttaaaactctgtTGTAAATACCcatatgcatataaataagAACTTACATTCATCTATACTGGGTTTATGCTGCTATAGTCCTCTAAATTTAAAGATTCTCTCCTGATTTACACTCAtagaaatgagaataaaagcAGATTCATATGTTTGATATGATAAAGCTGcaaacacacatgcatgtaCAAACAAAGTCTGACCTTGCTCTAACCTTTCCAGAATGCTGGGAAAAAATCCGGTCCATTGAGAACTGCACACTCTATAACTTTGAAATAATACTAATATTAAAGTTCCTGAAAGAGAGTTTATGTCTTCAAACAGATTCTTGCTTCCTTTCATCTTTCCACAGGGAGTTTCAGAAAGTCTGAGAACTGATCGGCAAAACCAGCATCTTCCATTGCAGAACCTACCCAGTGGGCCTTTGGACCAAGCAGGAACATACCCAGCATGTCTGATCAGGcctctgcaaagagcaacaGCAAACACTCGTTCGAGTTACTCAATACTGTTCGCTCCAGGTGGCTCATCCGAACTCTTTGGATGACCTAACTGCTTCTTCCATCTGTATTTCTGTGCCTAATCACTGCTTCCTGAGTTAGTTTCTACCGTGATTGGTATTCTtctggggaaaaatgaaaaaagactAATAAAACTTTACTTTTCTCTGATGCAACCAAAAAGCCTTGCATGTAAGTAATTTCCTTtagtagatatttttatttgaatcaGGCACAAATATCAAGCCCTACCTGAGAAACATACAGTAACAAGTCAATTAGATTATGCAATAGACCTAAGTGTTTGCAGTAATCCCTCATTACAATCACTATTTAAGACTAATTGGGCAAAACTCTGAAGAATATACTACCAAGTACAATGTTGTGGTAGTCCCTGCAATGGAAAAACTAATAGTCAGAAAACCTACTGGTTTCTCCTATTAACTCCTATGATTCACATTTATTAAGCATCTTCTCTAAGTACAGAGCCCATATAGACACGATACCTCTGCTGGCAATAGCCCAGAATGTGCAGGCTTCTCTCACTAAGATTTCCGTATGTCCCAGTTAAAAGCTGTGCGAGCAACTTAACAGGAGAGGATTGGTTAAGGAACTGACTGTTTCCTGGTATGGAGGCACTAAAAGGCCTTatgaaac
This genomic interval from Rhea pennata isolate bPtePen1 chromosome 26, bPtePen1.pri, whole genome shotgun sequence contains the following:
- the LOC134151057 gene encoding keratin, type I cytoskeletal 13-like; the protein is MSCGSKQTSKSCLQGSGGGSASSCGGGGGSKYSSVSSRRYTSSRSSGGGRISGSSCGGGSSRSSYGGGISGGSCGRIRHSSYGGRMSSRSYGGGMSSGGYGGGMGYGSMGGGFGSSGSGFSGGYTGSFGGGGGGFSGGSFGSGGFGGGNIGFLSSDEKLTMQNLNDRLASYLDTVRNLEKENTQLEQLIREWYQKQGPTGTKDYSHYYGTIEDLQNQLVTAAVETNRMLLDLDNIRMTAEDFRIKYETECGLRQSVEADINELRPLLDNLTLARSDLEMQFEALKEELIGLKKNHEEEMKSLQTQSSGDVNVEVNAAPGEDLLEKLNNMRREYESIIQKNREEVERWYESKMEEVSQQVHSSGQELESSNQQISTLRREYQSLEIELQSELSMVQSLQTNLEDTERRYNMQLQQIQGMIGPLEEELASIRCEMESQNEEYKMLLGIKTRLEQEIAQYRALLEEGQHNITISQGGAGGGSAGGGSHGGISCSSGRGSSGGGSSWSSGAGSSGGRSVEENYGRASRGGGESGGITGGACGRISSGGGGSGGGGGGKSCLSHSSSSQSESGNSCESQGKNWNKRLCLEGNRTLERGATMEEVSEAIKTMKLEPTQWAFGPSRNIPSMSDQASAKSNSKHSFELLNTVRSRWLIRTLWMT